A part of Aegilops tauschii subsp. strangulata cultivar AL8/78 chromosome 2, Aet v6.0, whole genome shotgun sequence genomic DNA contains:
- the LOC109758754 gene encoding WAT1-related protein At1g68170 codes for MGVMDGMKPVAAMVVVQFVFAGVNIFYKLAVSDGMDMRVLVAYRFLFASAVLSPIAYFVERKKRTKVTWRVLLLSFICGLCGGSLAQNLYISGMKLTSATFASAMTNLIPAITFVLAVLFRYERLAIRTLAGLAKVTGTLLGVGGAMLLTFYKGAQVTPWPPTHINLAAQLAARHQHDEHAASSLHPDSGNRAMGCLLCTGSCFFYALWLILQARLSREYPFHYSTTALMCAMSALQSAAFALCFDRDPIQWRLSSGVRLLAVLYTGVVASGVMLVVLSWCVKWRGPLFASVFNPMMLVVVAVLSSLLLGEELHLGSVLGAVLIVTGLYSVLWGKGREAAENEPAKARASGTELPHIDIVVHRHDPPPTPQQQSTEPGPAR; via the exons ATGGGCGTGATGGATGGGATGAAGCCGGTGGCGGCGATGGTGGTGGTGCAGTTCGTGTTCGCCGGCGTCAACATCTTCTACAAGCTGGCCGTGTCCGACGGCATGGACATGCGGGTCCTCGTCGCCTACCGCTTCCTCTTCGCCTCCGCCGTCCTCTCGCCCATCGCATACTTCGTCGAGAG GAAGAAGCGAACCAAGGTGACGTGGCGAGTCCTGCTGCTCTCTTTCATCTGCGGACTCTGTGG GGGCTCGCTGGCGCAGAACCTCTACATCTCCGGCATGAAGCTCACCTCCGCCACCTTCGCCTCCGCCATGACCAACCTCATCCCGGCCATCACCTTCGTGCTCGCCGTGCTCTTCCGCTACGAGCGCCTCGCCATCCGCACCCTGGCCGGCCTGGCCAAGGTCACCGGCACGCTGCTCGGCGTCGGCGGCGCCATGCTGCTCACATTCTACAAGGGCGCCCAGGTCACCCCTTGGCCCCCCACCCACATCAACCTCGCCGCCCAGCTTGCCGCCCGGCACCAACACGACGAACATGCCGCCTCCTCCCTTCACCCGGACAGCGGCAACCGTGCCATGGGCTGCCTGCTCTGCACCGGCAGCTGCTTCTTCTACGCGCTCTGGCTCATCCTGCAGGCCAGGCTCAGCCGGGAGTACCCCTTCCACTACTCCACCACGGCCCTCATGTGCGCCATGAGCGCGCTCCAGTCCGCCGCCTTCGCGCTCTGCTTCGACCGGGACCCCATCCAGTGGCGCCTCTCCTCCGGCGTCCGCCTACTCGCCGTCCTCTACACGGGCGTGGTCGCCTCGGGGGTCATGCTCGTGGTGCTCTCCTGGTGCGTCAAGTGGCGAGGCCCCCTCTTCGCGTCCGTCTTCAACCCCATGATGCTGGTGGTGGTGGCCGTGCTCAGCTCGCTGCTGCTCGGCGAGGAGCTGCACCTCGGCAGCGTGCTCGGTGCCGTTCTCATCGTGACGGGCCTCTATTCCGTTCTCTGGGGAAAAGGCCGCGAGGCGGCGGAGAACGAGCCCGCCAAGGCCCGCGCCTCCGGCACCGAGCTGCCGCACATCGACATCGTCGTGCATCGCCATGATCCTCCTCCCACGCCACAGCAGCAGAGCACGGAGCCGGGGCCGGCGCGGTAA